One genomic window of Sporosarcina ureae includes the following:
- the mdh gene encoding malate dehydrogenase: MSLKRKKVSVIGSGFTGATTAFLLAQKELCDVVIVDIPAMENPTKGKALDMLEAGPVQGFDANIIGTSNYEDTKDSDVVVITAGIARKPGMSRDDLVQTNQKVMKSVTAEIVKYSPDTKIIVLTNPVDAMTYTVYKASGFPKERVIGQSGVLDTARFRTFVAQELNLSVKDVTGFVLGGHGDDMVPLVRYSTAGGVPLENLISTGRLEEIVERTRKGGAEIVNLLGNGSAYYAPAAALVEMTEAILKDQKRVLPSIAFLEGEYGMNGIYLGVPTVLGADGIEKIIELELTDDEKMALQKSADSVRTVMSVLA, encoded by the coding sequence ATGTCATTGAAGCGTAAAAAAGTATCGGTTATCGGATCTGGTTTTACTGGAGCAACAACTGCATTCCTTTTAGCTCAAAAAGAATTATGTGATGTCGTCATCGTGGATATTCCAGCAATGGAAAATCCAACGAAAGGCAAAGCATTGGACATGTTGGAAGCTGGTCCGGTTCAAGGGTTTGATGCCAACATCATCGGTACATCTAATTACGAGGATACAAAAGATTCGGATGTAGTGGTCATTACTGCGGGTATTGCGCGTAAACCTGGAATGAGCCGTGACGACTTAGTACAGACAAATCAAAAAGTCATGAAATCAGTAACAGCTGAAATTGTAAAGTATTCTCCTGATACGAAGATTATCGTTCTAACGAATCCAGTGGATGCCATGACGTATACTGTATACAAAGCATCCGGATTCCCTAAAGAACGTGTAATCGGTCAATCGGGTGTACTGGATACAGCTCGTTTCCGGACGTTTGTCGCACAAGAATTGAATCTATCAGTTAAAGATGTAACCGGATTCGTTTTAGGTGGCCATGGAGACGATATGGTGCCTCTAGTTCGTTATTCGACTGCTGGCGGTGTACCTCTAGAAAACTTGATCTCTACAGGTCGTCTGGAAGAAATTGTAGAACGTACACGTAAAGGTGGCGCTGAAATCGTCAATCTATTAGGCAATGGTTCCGCATATTATGCGCCGGCTGCTGCATTGGTGGAAATGACAGAAGCGATTTTGAAAGACCAAAAACGTGTATTACCATCTATTGCATTTCTAGAAGGCGAATACGGAATGAATGGTATTTATTTAGGTGTTCCTACGGTGTTAGGCGCGGACGGTATTGAAAAGATCATAGAACTTGAATTAACTGACGATGAGAAAATGGCGCTTCAAAAGTCCGCTGATTCTGTACGTACAGTCATGAGTGTTCTAGCGTAA
- the icd gene encoding NADP-dependent isocitrate dehydrogenase, producing MANEGKITVTNGVLNVPDHATIPFIIGDGTGPDIWHAASRVIEAAVEKAYDGKKKINWLEVLAGEKAFNETGDWLPKETLDTIKEYLIAIKGPLTTPIGGGFRSLNVALRQELDLYTCLRPVRYFQGVPSPVKRPEDCDMVIFRENTEDIYAGIEYQEGSDEVKKLINFLQTELGVKNIRFPETSGLGIKPISEEGTKRLVRSALNYTIEEGRKSLTIVHKGNIMKFTEGAFANWAYELAEEEFGDKVFTWREYDRIKDADGTDAANKAQSDAEAAGKIIVKDAIADIFLQQILTRPKEFDVVATMNLNGDYVSDALAAQVGGIGIAPGANINYESGHAIFEATHGTAPKYAGLDKVNPSSVLLSGVMMLQHIGWNEAADLITASIEKSIASKVVTYDFARLMDNAEEVSTSGFADALIKNL from the coding sequence ATGGCTAACGAAGGAAAGATTACAGTAACTAACGGTGTTTTAAACGTCCCAGATCACGCAACGATTCCTTTCATTATAGGTGACGGCACAGGTCCGGATATTTGGCATGCAGCTTCACGTGTTATCGAAGCAGCTGTTGAAAAAGCTTATGACGGAAAAAAGAAGATTAATTGGTTAGAAGTTCTTGCAGGAGAAAAGGCATTCAACGAAACTGGTGACTGGCTTCCAAAAGAAACTCTTGACACAATTAAAGAATATCTAATTGCGATTAAAGGACCACTTACTACACCAATCGGTGGAGGATTCCGTTCATTGAACGTAGCACTACGTCAAGAACTTGATCTATACACTTGCTTGCGTCCGGTTCGTTATTTCCAAGGAGTACCATCACCCGTGAAACGTCCTGAGGATTGTGACATGGTTATTTTCCGTGAAAACACAGAGGACATCTATGCAGGTATTGAGTACCAAGAAGGTTCTGACGAAGTGAAAAAATTAATTAACTTCCTTCAAACCGAGTTAGGTGTTAAAAATATTCGTTTCCCTGAAACTTCCGGACTTGGTATCAAACCAATTTCTGAAGAAGGTACAAAGCGTCTTGTTCGTTCAGCATTGAACTATACGATTGAAGAAGGTCGTAAATCTTTGACGATTGTACACAAAGGAAACATCATGAAGTTCACAGAAGGCGCATTCGCGAACTGGGCATACGAGTTGGCTGAAGAAGAATTCGGCGACAAAGTATTCACATGGAGAGAATATGACCGTATTAAAGACGCTGACGGAACAGATGCTGCTAATAAAGCACAATCTGATGCAGAAGCTGCAGGCAAAATCATCGTAAAAGATGCAATTGCTGATATCTTCTTGCAACAAATCCTAACACGTCCAAAAGAGTTTGACGTAGTAGCTACAATGAACTTGAACGGTGACTACGTTTCTGACGCGCTTGCTGCACAAGTAGGCGGAATCGGAATCGCACCAGGAGCGAACATTAACTACGAGTCTGGACATGCGATCTTTGAAGCAACTCATGGTACAGCACCGAAATATGCAGGATTGGATAAAGTTAACCCTTCATCTGTATTGCTTTCAGGTGTTATGATGCTTCAACATATTGGTTGGAACGAGGCGGCTGATCTAATCACTGCTTCTATCGAAAAGTCTATCGCATCTAAAGTAGTGACATACGACTTCGCACGTCTAATGGACAATGCAGAAGAAGTAAGCACTTCTGGATTTGCTGACGCACTAATCAAAAACCTATAA
- the citZ gene encoding citrate synthase gives MTATKGLEGIVAAQTQISSIIDDTLTYVGYGIDDLAENASFEEVVYLLWHKRLPNEKELAELKQQLEDNAEVPQGVLDHFKTYPIDKVHPMAALRTAVSLLGLYDEKAEDMSPEENYSKAVKLQAKVATVVTAFARIRKGQEPVAPKKGLSYAANFLYMLSGEEPADIAEEAFNKALVLHADHELNASTFTARVCVATLSDMYSGVTAAIGALKGPLHGGANEAVMNMLMEIGDEDKVEPYIREKLANKEKIMGFGHRVYRQGDPRAKHLREMSKRLTTLRGEEKWYNMSEKIEAIVTGEKKLPPNVDFYSASVYHSLDIDHDIFTPIFAVSRFSGWIAHILEQYENNRLIRPRAEYVGPGMQKYVPINER, from the coding sequence ATGACAGCAACAAAAGGTTTGGAAGGTATCGTGGCAGCACAAACTCAAATCAGTTCCATTATCGATGACACTCTTACATACGTAGGATATGGCATTGATGATTTAGCAGAAAATGCTAGTTTTGAAGAAGTAGTTTATTTACTTTGGCACAAACGTTTGCCAAACGAAAAGGAACTAGCTGAATTGAAACAGCAGTTAGAAGATAACGCAGAAGTTCCACAAGGGGTTCTAGATCACTTCAAAACGTATCCAATCGACAAAGTGCATCCAATGGCAGCACTTCGTACAGCCGTCTCACTTCTAGGATTATACGATGAAAAAGCGGAAGATATGTCACCAGAAGAAAACTACAGTAAAGCAGTTAAGCTTCAGGCTAAAGTTGCAACGGTAGTTACTGCATTCGCACGTATCAGAAAAGGACAAGAGCCAGTAGCACCTAAAAAAGGTTTAAGCTATGCGGCAAACTTCCTTTACATGCTTTCTGGGGAAGAGCCTGCTGATATCGCTGAAGAAGCATTCAATAAAGCACTTGTACTACATGCAGACCACGAACTGAACGCATCAACGTTCACAGCGCGCGTATGTGTAGCTACTCTATCTGATATGTATTCCGGCGTTACTGCTGCAATCGGGGCTCTTAAAGGTCCATTACATGGCGGTGCAAACGAAGCGGTTATGAATATGCTAATGGAAATCGGCGATGAAGATAAGGTCGAGCCATATATTCGTGAAAAGCTAGCTAACAAAGAAAAAATCATGGGCTTCGGACACCGTGTATACCGCCAAGGTGATCCACGTGCGAAGCATTTACGTGAAATGTCTAAGCGATTGACTACTCTTCGCGGTGAGGAAAAGTGGTACAATATGTCAGAAAAAATCGAAGCAATTGTCACTGGAGAAAAGAAATTGCCTCCAAATGTTGATTTCTACTCGGCTTCGGTATATCATTCATTAGACATCGATCATGATATTTTCACACCTATTTTTGCTGTTTCTCGTTTTTCAGGATGGATTGCACATATCCTGGAGCAATACGAAAACAACCGCTTGATCCGCCCACGTGCAGAGTACGTTGGACCAGGCATGCAAAAGTATGTTCCAATCAATGAACGATAA
- a CDS encoding AI-2E family transporter: MISVDSKRFQTYVRQWLPAVLIVISLIVIPPVGFAIVFAFFTAPLMNSLIALTKLPAFLAALLIMGVLASLVYTFLFLSINGLISVIWTMEDQLGVIIEMMDSQGWNLHAAAEQFIQLSHEAMEGIISLLQRMFQQIFSTFLFIIAYFFALRESATNRFWFLVYFPKNFRQVARRIFDRSSRLMGHFFSVQIRLFFMTFILMAAGFWLLDFESFLTKAFLISLVDSIPFLGIGLVFLPMIAFSFYIDDMHSAIGLLVLYIILLVCRQMIESILWAHAFKLRTVHSFVITACAVYLFGLYGIMFLPFFLFIALKVKEHPTFT; the protein is encoded by the coding sequence ATGATTTCCGTCGACTCCAAGCGTTTCCAAACCTATGTCCGTCAATGGTTACCGGCTGTATTAATCGTCATTTCTCTCATCGTGATTCCACCCGTAGGATTTGCGATAGTTTTCGCTTTCTTCACTGCTCCGCTCATGAATTCTTTAATTGCCCTTACAAAACTGCCGGCTTTTTTAGCTGCTTTACTCATAATGGGGGTGCTTGCCTCTTTAGTATACACCTTCCTATTCCTATCAATCAATGGATTGATTTCTGTCATTTGGACGATGGAAGATCAATTAGGGGTAATTATCGAAATGATGGATAGTCAAGGATGGAACCTACACGCGGCGGCAGAACAATTTATCCAATTAAGTCATGAAGCGATGGAAGGAATCATTAGTTTACTACAAAGAATGTTCCAGCAGATTTTTAGTACTTTTTTATTTATTATCGCGTACTTCTTCGCATTACGAGAAAGTGCTACCAATCGTTTTTGGTTTTTAGTGTACTTTCCTAAAAACTTCAGACAGGTAGCACGTAGGATTTTCGATAGGTCAAGCCGTTTGATGGGACATTTCTTTTCCGTTCAGATCCGATTATTTTTCATGACGTTTATTCTAATGGCCGCCGGTTTTTGGCTGTTGGATTTCGAGTCCTTCTTAACTAAAGCATTTCTGATTTCATTGGTCGATAGCATTCCATTCCTAGGGATCGGTCTGGTGTTTTTACCGATGATTGCCTTTTCCTTCTATATTGATGACATGCATTCGGCTATTGGCTTATTAGTTCTATACATCATTTTATTAGTGTGTAGGCAAATGATTGAATCCATTCTTTGGGCACATGCATTTAAATTACGCACTGTCCATTCATTTGTCATTACCGCTTGTGCTGTTTATTTATTCGGATTATACGGCATCATGTTTTTACCATTCTTCTTATTTATCGCGTTGAAAGTTAAAGAACATCCTACATTTACATAA
- a CDS encoding FxsA family protein encodes MKWLVALFIIVPTTELALLMVSGKTLGILPTILIIVVTGVGGAYLAKKQGLRAWRDLQVRMANRETPGKALVDSVCILLGGLLLLIPGFITDIIGFVLLFSGPRKILYPFIVKWIYNKIRNGQIRVM; translated from the coding sequence ATGAAATGGTTAGTAGCATTATTTATTATTGTACCGACAACTGAGCTGGCTTTATTAATGGTTTCAGGCAAAACACTCGGTATCCTGCCTACGATTTTGATTATTGTCGTAACGGGAGTTGGTGGCGCTTATCTAGCGAAGAAACAAGGGCTTCGTGCATGGCGCGATTTACAAGTCCGTATGGCCAATAGAGAAACTCCAGGTAAAGCATTAGTAGACAGTGTGTGTATTTTACTAGGTGGTTTATTATTGCTAATACCTGGTTTTATTACGGACATTATTGGATTCGTATTATTGTTCAGTGGCCCGCGCAAAATACTGTACCCATTTATCGTCAAGTGGATCTACAATAAAATACGCAACGGTCAAATCCGTGTTATGTAA
- the pyk gene encoding pyruvate kinase yields MRKTKIVCTIGPASESYDGLLKLIDAGMNVARLNFSHGTQEEHKVRIERIRKAAAEKEKVVGILLDTKGPEIRTHKMKDGQIELVRGQAVDISMQEVLGTAETFSVTYEKLIHDVDRGSFVLLDDGLIELEVTGKDTEKGLIHTKVINAGPLKDNKGVNVPNVSVQLPGITDKDKEDILFGIEQGVDFIAASFVRRASDVIQIRELLENNNGGHIHIVPKIENQEGVDNLDAILQLSDGLMVARGDLGVEIPAEEVPLVQKMMIRKCNQYGKPVITATQMLDSMQRNPRPTRAEASDVANAILDGSDAIMLSGETAAGLYPVESVKVMCKIALSTEESMDFHSVVSTRTREKEGNLTEAIGQAAAYTALNLNVKAILAPTESGHTATMIAKYRPGVPIIAVTRSEVISNKLTLVWGVYPIIGKKALDIDGILQESVEESVKNQYVTHGDVVIITAGVPVGEAGTTNLMKLHVIGDLIGRGQGIGKNVAFGKAKIIKNSQEALTQIKEGDIMVTHSTDRDMFAALERCAGIITETGGLTSHAAVVGLSLGIPVIVGVENITSVIKNGSDITMDAASGVIYNGHAKVL; encoded by the coding sequence GTGAGAAAGACAAAAATTGTGTGTACAATCGGCCCGGCAAGTGAATCATATGATGGACTTTTAAAGCTGATTGACGCAGGGATGAACGTAGCACGCCTGAACTTCTCCCATGGCACCCAAGAAGAGCATAAAGTACGTATCGAAAGAATCCGCAAAGCGGCAGCTGAAAAAGAAAAAGTAGTAGGAATTTTACTTGATACTAAAGGTCCTGAAATTCGGACGCATAAAATGAAAGATGGTCAAATCGAATTGGTACGTGGACAAGCAGTAGACATTTCGATGCAAGAAGTACTCGGTACTGCTGAAACATTTTCTGTTACGTACGAAAAGTTAATTCATGATGTCGACCGTGGTTCGTTTGTCCTTTTAGATGATGGGTTAATTGAACTTGAAGTAACAGGCAAAGATACGGAAAAAGGTTTGATCCACACAAAAGTGATCAACGCCGGTCCTTTAAAAGATAATAAAGGCGTCAACGTTCCGAATGTTTCCGTTCAATTACCGGGAATTACGGATAAAGACAAAGAAGATATCTTGTTCGGTATTGAACAAGGCGTCGATTTTATCGCGGCTTCGTTTGTACGTCGTGCATCTGACGTCATTCAAATCCGTGAACTACTTGAAAATAATAATGGTGGACATATCCATATCGTACCGAAGATTGAAAACCAGGAAGGTGTCGACAACCTCGATGCAATCCTGCAATTATCTGATGGTCTGATGGTTGCTCGTGGAGATCTAGGAGTAGAAATTCCAGCTGAAGAAGTTCCTTTAGTACAAAAAATGATGATTCGTAAATGCAACCAATATGGTAAGCCGGTTATTACAGCCACTCAAATGTTGGATTCTATGCAAAGAAACCCACGTCCTACACGTGCGGAGGCAAGCGATGTAGCCAATGCTATTTTAGACGGGTCGGATGCTATCATGCTTTCGGGTGAAACGGCGGCTGGATTATATCCGGTCGAATCTGTAAAAGTAATGTGCAAAATTGCTTTATCTACTGAAGAATCTATGGACTTCCATTCTGTCGTTTCCACAAGAACGAGAGAAAAAGAAGGGAATCTGACAGAGGCAATTGGACAAGCAGCGGCTTATACAGCACTAAACTTGAATGTAAAAGCGATTTTAGCACCAACTGAAAGTGGTCATACCGCGACGATGATCGCGAAATACCGTCCAGGTGTTCCCATTATTGCGGTTACACGTTCTGAAGTTATTTCCAATAAACTAACACTAGTTTGGGGAGTGTATCCAATCATTGGAAAGAAAGCGCTCGACATTGACGGGATCCTTCAGGAATCAGTCGAAGAGAGTGTGAAAAACCAATATGTAACGCATGGGGATGTAGTCATAATCACAGCGGGGGTTCCGGTTGGTGAAGCGGGTACAACGAACTTGATGAAATTACATGTGATCGGTGATTTAATCGGTCGAGGACAAGGCATCGGCAAAAACGTTGCTTTCGGTAAAGCGAAAATCATCAAGAATTCACAAGAAGCATTGACACAAATTAAAGAAGGCGACATCATGGTTACACATTCTACAGACCGTGATATGTTTGCGGCGCTCGAACGATGCGCAGGTATCATTACAGAAACGGGCGGTTTGACTAGTCATGCCGCGGTAGTTGGTTTGAGTCTTGGTATACCTGTTATCGTAGGTGTGGAAAATATTACATCTGTTATTAAAAATGGCAGTGACATCACAATGGACGCAGCGAGTGGCGTCATCTACAACGGTCACGCAAAAGTATTGTAA
- the pfkA gene encoding 6-phosphofructokinase: MKKIAVLTSGGDAPGMNAAIRSVVRKALFEGVEVSGVFNGYQGLIDGKIEQFQLGSVGDIIQRGGTILRSARCPEFMTEEGRAKALEQIKLHAIEGLVVIGGDGSFKGANELVKLGVPCACVPATIDNDITGTEFTIGFDTALNTVVEAIDKIRDTATSHERSFIIEVMGRDAGDLALWAGLGGGAESIILPEKPFDVHSIVNRLKNSTDRGKKHSIIVLAEGMMSATQLAEILKKEAGVETRVSILGHIQRGGSPSARDRVIASQYGARAVEILLSGKKSSAVGMRNHKVVDYNLEEVFIKREKLDLSLVDLAETLSI, translated from the coding sequence ATGAAAAAAATTGCGGTCTTAACGAGTGGTGGCGACGCGCCAGGAATGAATGCGGCAATTCGTTCCGTGGTCAGGAAAGCCCTTTTTGAAGGAGTAGAAGTTTCCGGTGTGTTCAATGGCTATCAAGGGTTGATTGACGGTAAAATCGAACAATTTCAACTGGGTTCAGTCGGAGATATCATTCAGCGTGGCGGAACGATATTGCGATCTGCAAGATGTCCGGAGTTCATGACGGAAGAAGGTCGTGCCAAAGCGTTGGAGCAAATCAAGCTTCACGCGATAGAAGGATTAGTTGTCATTGGTGGAGATGGGTCATTCAAGGGAGCCAATGAACTCGTTAAATTGGGTGTTCCTTGCGCGTGTGTACCTGCTACAATTGATAACGATATTACCGGTACAGAATTCACGATCGGGTTTGATACGGCATTGAATACTGTAGTCGAAGCAATCGATAAAATCCGAGACACTGCCACATCGCATGAACGTTCTTTTATTATTGAAGTAATGGGCCGTGACGCAGGTGATTTAGCATTATGGGCAGGTCTTGGTGGAGGGGCAGAATCGATTATCCTACCTGAGAAGCCATTTGACGTACACTCGATTGTTAATCGCCTCAAGAACAGTACAGATCGCGGTAAAAAACACAGTATTATCGTACTAGCTGAAGGTATGATGTCCGCTACGCAACTGGCAGAAATCTTGAAAAAAGAAGCGGGCGTCGAAACTCGTGTATCCATTTTAGGACATATACAACGTGGTGGCTCGCCATCGGCACGTGATCGAGTAATAGCCAGTCAATACGGCGCAAGAGCTGTTGAAATATTATTGTCAGGAAAGAAAAGTTCTGCTGTTGGTATGAGAAATCATAAAGTGGTAGACTATAATTTAGAAGAAGTCTTTATTAAACGAGAAAAGTTGGACTTGTCATTAGTGGATTTGGCAGAAACATTATCTATCTAA
- the accA gene encoding acetyl-CoA carboxylase carboxyl transferase subunit alpha, translating to MSKTLAFEEPIVKLREKINELEEYTAVNDVDLSSEIVNLKNRLAKLETDIYESMEPWDRVQVARHPERPTTMDYITRLFEDFIEFHGDRNFGDDEAIIGGIASFEEMPITIIGHQRGKDTKENVKRNFGMPHPEGYRKALRLMKQAEKFHRPIICFIDTKGAYPGKAAEERGQSEAIARNLVEMAGLKVPVISIVIGEGGSGGALALGVANHIHMLENSTYSVISPEGAASILWKDPSLAKQAAEAMKITAPDLKEMNIIDEIIPEVLGGAHRDANKQSLEIRSTLRRSLKTLCELTADELIDNRYNKFRNIGVFSE from the coding sequence ATGAGTAAGACACTTGCATTTGAAGAACCTATCGTAAAACTACGTGAAAAAATTAATGAACTAGAAGAGTATACTGCAGTTAATGACGTAGATCTTTCCTCTGAAATCGTCAATTTGAAAAATCGTCTAGCTAAATTGGAAACAGATATCTATGAAAGTATGGAGCCTTGGGATCGCGTACAAGTTGCCCGACACCCTGAAAGACCGACGACAATGGATTATATTACTCGTTTGTTCGAAGATTTTATCGAATTTCATGGAGATCGCAACTTTGGAGATGATGAAGCCATAATCGGTGGAATCGCTTCATTTGAAGAAATGCCTATAACCATCATTGGACATCAGCGTGGAAAAGACACTAAAGAAAATGTTAAAAGAAACTTTGGTATGCCACATCCTGAAGGATATCGAAAAGCGCTTCGCCTAATGAAGCAAGCAGAAAAATTCCATCGTCCTATTATTTGTTTCATCGATACAAAAGGTGCATATCCTGGTAAAGCGGCAGAAGAACGTGGACAGAGTGAAGCAATTGCACGTAATTTAGTTGAAATGGCTGGTTTGAAAGTCCCTGTAATCTCCATCGTTATTGGAGAGGGAGGTAGTGGAGGTGCGCTCGCTCTAGGTGTAGCAAACCATATCCATATGCTCGAAAACTCCACGTACTCTGTTATTTCACCTGAAGGTGCAGCGTCTATTTTGTGGAAAGATCCTTCACTTGCTAAACAAGCGGCGGAAGCGATGAAAATCACTGCACCCGATTTGAAAGAGATGAATATTATTGATGAGATCATTCCCGAAGTACTTGGCGGAGCACATCGTGATGCAAACAAACAGTCTTTAGAAATCCGTTCTACGCTACGAAGATCATTGAAGACATTATGCGAATTGACAGCAGATGAATTGATAGATAATCGATACAATAAATTCCGGAATATTGGCGTCTTTTCGGAATAA